From the genome of Pelobacter propionicus DSM 2379, one region includes:
- a CDS encoding sigma-54-dependent Fis family transcriptional regulator codes for MVNRDEFFREVTVRICSSLEIKTALRSAFTYLREFFPLDMLSLGICDASLSAIRRVAHVTADSTETHDEIIPVPGQLWASLQRWEMRSPVMVDSDQSGLVRALAPHLKLDENSGILLPLWSGEGMLGWLTLYAWGAGRFDAGHVALLATVADPFVIALANALAHEKLLRYRDNLIDDNRFLSKELFTQGGDEIVGANLGLRHVMEMVRQVAPLNNTVLLLGETGTGKELIANAIHSASPRKDGPLIKVNCGAIPEQLIDSELFGHEKGAFTGAVTERRGRFERADGGTIFLDEIGELPLQAQVRLLRVLQNHEIDRVGGSRPIPVDIRVIAATHRNLESMIAENRFREDLWFRLNVFPLFIPPLRQRREDIPGLTRHFISQKCRELGMAAMPDIAPGALVRLMEYAWPGNVRELENLVERELILHRGGTLQFDALMPAARRGNAPVQREAPGVEEGLELDQAISRHLRRVLDLTGGRIHGRGGAAELLGVKPSTLRWRLDRLGIPHGRGAGGERVKS; via the coding sequence ATGGTAAACAGGGATGAATTCTTCAGGGAGGTTACGGTCCGAATCTGCAGCAGCCTGGAGATCAAAACCGCCCTGCGCAGCGCCTTCACCTATCTGCGGGAGTTCTTTCCCCTGGACATGCTCAGCCTCGGAATCTGTGATGCCAGCCTGTCGGCCATCCGCAGGGTTGCCCATGTGACGGCCGACTCCACGGAGACCCATGATGAGATCATACCGGTTCCCGGGCAGCTCTGGGCATCGCTGCAGCGCTGGGAGATGCGCTCGCCGGTGATGGTGGACTCGGACCAGAGTGGTCTGGTGCGGGCCCTGGCCCCCCACCTGAAGCTGGACGAGAACTCCGGCATCCTGCTGCCGCTCTGGAGTGGGGAGGGGATGCTGGGCTGGCTGACACTGTACGCCTGGGGGGCGGGACGCTTCGATGCCGGGCATGTGGCGTTGCTGGCAACGGTGGCCGACCCCTTCGTGATCGCCCTGGCCAATGCCTTGGCCCACGAAAAGCTGCTCAGGTACCGCGACAACCTGATCGACGATAACCGTTTCCTGAGCAAGGAACTCTTCACCCAGGGGGGGGACGAGATCGTCGGCGCCAACCTGGGGCTCAGGCACGTGATGGAGATGGTCCGCCAGGTGGCGCCGCTGAACAACACCGTGCTGCTGCTGGGGGAGACCGGCACCGGCAAGGAGCTGATCGCCAATGCCATCCACTCCGCATCACCCCGCAAGGACGGTCCCCTGATCAAGGTCAACTGCGGCGCGATCCCGGAGCAACTCATCGACAGCGAGCTGTTCGGCCATGAGAAGGGGGCCTTTACCGGAGCGGTAACGGAGCGCCGTGGACGCTTCGAGCGTGCCGACGGCGGCACCATCTTCCTGGACGAGATCGGCGAGCTGCCGCTCCAGGCCCAGGTGCGTCTCCTGCGGGTGCTCCAGAACCACGAGATAGATCGGGTAGGGGGCAGCAGGCCGATTCCGGTGGACATCCGGGTGATCGCCGCCACCCACCGCAATCTGGAGAGCATGATTGCCGAGAACCGCTTTCGCGAGGACCTCTGGTTTCGCCTGAACGTCTTTCCGCTGTTCATACCGCCCCTTCGCCAGAGGCGCGAGGACATACCCGGCCTGACCCGTCATTTCATCAGCCAGAAATGTCGTGAGCTGGGCATGGCCGCCATGCCGGACATCGCGCCGGGCGCCCTGGTGCGGCTGATGGAGTATGCCTGGCCGGGCAACGTGCGCGAGCTCGAGAACCTGGTGGAGCGGGAGCTGATTCTGCACCGGGGAGGGACTCTGCAGTTCGACGCACTCATGCCGGCCGCCCGGCGGGGCAATGCTCCCGTTCAGCGGGAGGCGCCGGGCGTTGAGGAGGGGCTGGAGCTTGACCAGGCCATCTCCCGGCACCTGCGCAGGGTCCTTGATCTGACCGGCGGACGGATACATGGCCGTGGCGGGGCTGCGGAGCTGCTGGGTGTCAAGCCCAGCACCCTCAGGTGGCGTCTTGACCGGCTCGGCATTCCCCATGGTCGCGGCGCGGGCGGGGAGCGGGTGAAATCCTGA
- a CDS encoding ParA family protein → MSRIICIANQKGGVGKTTTAVNLAAALAATERPTLLVDIDPQGNATSGVGLDKDGLSQTIYDALINGVDPRGVVMDTGQPFLHIIPSNADLAGAELELASLEGREQKLRFLLAELRDQYRYIIIDCPPSLNLLTINAMTAAESVLIPLQCEYYAMEGLSQILHTIRLMQRGLNPFLKIEGILLTMFDGRGNLGKEVAEEIRSNFPGQVFETVIPRNIRLAEAPSHGKPIIYYDINSRGAVAYLKLAREIIQREAANG, encoded by the coding sequence ATGTCCAGAATCATCTGCATAGCCAACCAGAAGGGGGGCGTCGGCAAGACAACCACCGCCGTCAATCTGGCAGCCGCGCTGGCAGCCACGGAGCGCCCGACGCTGCTGGTTGATATCGATCCCCAGGGCAACGCCACCAGCGGAGTGGGGCTGGACAAGGACGGCCTGTCCCAGACCATCTACGACGCGCTGATCAATGGCGTTGATCCGCGGGGAGTGGTGATGGACACCGGCCAGCCGTTCCTGCACATCATCCCTTCCAACGCGGATTTGGCCGGGGCTGAGCTGGAGTTGGCCTCCCTGGAGGGGCGCGAGCAGAAGCTCAGGTTCCTGCTGGCCGAACTGCGCGACCAGTACCGCTATATCATCATCGACTGCCCGCCATCCCTGAATCTGTTGACCATCAATGCCATGACCGCCGCCGAATCGGTGTTGATACCGCTGCAGTGCGAGTACTACGCCATGGAGGGGCTCTCCCAGATCCTGCATACCATCCGGCTCATGCAGCGGGGATTGAACCCCTTCCTGAAGATCGAGGGGATTTTGCTGACCATGTTCGACGGCCGCGGCAACCTGGGAAAAGAGGTTGCCGAGGAGATCCGGAGCAATTTTCCGGGCCAGGTGTTCGAGACGGTCATTCCGCGCAACATACGGCTTGCCGAGGCCCCCAGCCATGGCAAGCCGATCATCTACTACGACATCAACTCGCGCGGCGCCGTGGCGTACCTGAAGCTGGCCCGCGAAATCATACAGAGGGAGGCTGCCAATGGCTAG
- a CDS encoding ParB/RepB/Spo0J family partition protein, whose product MARVGGLGKGMAALLHVKETTEDNREYFLCPIEMIRPNKSQPRKSFAADKLEELADSIREQGIIQPLVVTKKENCYEIVAGERRWRAAQKAGLREVPVVIREASENAVLELALIENIQRQDLNAIEEAQAYRSLVEQFAISQEDVAKRVGKSRVAVTNSLRLLKLPEEIQRDIVEERLSMGHARALLPLENPELIAKARHEILQRQLSVRATEELVRRLKLNPHPLPGKRPQQPDLLLSSLEDQLQKRFQSRVAIRKTGAKAGKLEIHFCDADELTRIIDLLDL is encoded by the coding sequence ATGGCTAGGGTAGGTGGTCTGGGCAAGGGAATGGCCGCGCTCCTGCACGTCAAGGAGACGACCGAGGACAACCGGGAGTACTTTCTGTGCCCCATTGAAATGATCCGGCCGAACAAGAGCCAGCCCCGCAAGAGTTTTGCCGCTGACAAGCTGGAGGAGTTGGCCGATTCCATCCGCGAGCAGGGGATCATCCAGCCGCTGGTGGTGACCAAGAAGGAGAACTGCTACGAGATCGTCGCCGGCGAGCGCCGCTGGCGGGCCGCCCAGAAGGCCGGGCTGCGCGAGGTGCCGGTGGTCATCCGCGAGGCCAGCGAGAACGCGGTGCTGGAGCTGGCCCTGATCGAAAACATCCAGCGCCAGGACTTAAACGCCATCGAGGAGGCCCAGGCCTACCGCTCCCTGGTGGAGCAGTTCGCCATCTCCCAGGAGGATGTGGCCAAACGGGTGGGCAAGAGCCGCGTGGCCGTCACCAACTCGCTCAGACTGCTGAAGCTGCCCGAGGAGATCCAGCGCGACATCGTGGAGGAACGCCTCAGCATGGGGCACGCCCGTGCCCTGCTCCCCCTGGAGAACCCGGAGCTGATCGCAAAAGCCCGCCACGAGATCCTGCAACGTCAGCTGAGCGTGCGCGCCACCGAGGAACTGGTTCGGCGGCTCAAGCTGAACCCGCACCCCCTGCCCGGCAAACGGCCGCAGCAACCGGATCTGCTGCTCAGTTCCCTGGAGGATCAGCTGCAGAAACGCTTCCAGTCCCGGGTTGCCATCCGCAAGACCGGGGCAAAGGCGGGTAAGCTGGAGATTCATTTCTGCGATGCCGACGAGCTGACCCGCATCATCGATCTGCTGGATCTGTAG
- a CDS encoding NADH-quinone oxidoreductase subunit 5 family protein — protein sequence MKSQELIWLAVFVPIMGAFLLPLVGTVSKGARNLSALALVGFSLFCSCGLIAPVLNGETVAISIPFLGGNNLFLGDSLAVFMAIVSSLVGAVIVLYSMGYISHYENQNEYYVIVVLFLGSMMGIIYSANLILIYLFWEITAFACWRLIGFFREKTCIVRADKAFLVTGFGAFVMLIGFALVYSQYGSFDLQTIQSASATDPVANLAVLLILFGILSKSATLPLHTWLPDAGVAPTPVTALLHAAVLVKIGVYVYARLFIASFSIDPVWETVVPAIAGISSLVAGGAALIETDMKRIIAYSTVSQLGFILLGLSIGNDIGVAGGLLYILMHSIAKGGLFLCAGVVEQKLHVKDITKLGGLIRTMPVTAVSFLLCAFSVMGIPPFGGFFSKYMVISGAIRSGQPLISVIFILGAFLTMIYLFRLFSMIFLGEAKTEPVAEGAPVMVGSVALLALLSIAGGILIQYPSAYVQTTVHQILKVVQ from the coding sequence ATGAAGAGTCAAGAATTGATCTGGTTGGCTGTGTTTGTGCCGATCATGGGAGCGTTCCTGCTGCCACTGGTCGGAACGGTTTCAAAGGGGGCGCGCAATCTGAGCGCCCTTGCCCTGGTCGGGTTTTCGCTGTTCTGTTCCTGCGGGCTGATAGCTCCCGTCCTGAACGGCGAAACAGTCGCCATTTCGATTCCCTTCCTGGGGGGGAACAACCTGTTCCTGGGTGACAGCCTGGCGGTTTTCATGGCCATTGTCTCCAGTCTGGTGGGGGCGGTCATCGTGCTCTACTCCATGGGGTATATCAGCCATTACGAAAACCAGAACGAGTACTACGTTATTGTCGTGCTGTTCCTGGGATCCATGATGGGGATCATCTATTCGGCCAACCTGATCCTGATCTACCTGTTCTGGGAGATCACCGCCTTTGCCTGCTGGCGATTGATCGGCTTCTTCAGGGAGAAGACCTGCATCGTCCGGGCCGACAAGGCCTTCCTGGTCACCGGCTTCGGCGCCTTTGTCATGCTGATCGGGTTCGCCCTGGTCTACAGCCAGTACGGCTCATTTGACCTGCAGACCATACAGAGCGCATCGGCGACTGACCCGGTGGCCAACCTGGCCGTGCTGCTGATCCTGTTCGGCATCCTCTCCAAGTCCGCCACACTTCCCCTGCACACCTGGCTCCCGGATGCGGGCGTGGCCCCCACGCCGGTGACCGCCCTGCTGCACGCCGCGGTGCTGGTCAAGATCGGCGTCTACGTCTACGCCCGGCTGTTCATCGCCTCCTTCAGCATCGATCCGGTCTGGGAGACGGTTGTCCCGGCCATCGCGGGGATCAGTTCCCTGGTGGCCGGCGGAGCAGCCCTGATCGAGACCGACATGAAGCGGATCATCGCCTACTCCACCGTCAGCCAGTTGGGCTTCATCCTGCTGGGACTCTCCATTGGCAACGATATCGGGGTGGCCGGAGGGCTCTTGTACATCCTGATGCACAGCATCGCCAAGGGGGGGCTGTTCCTCTGCGCCGGCGTGGTGGAGCAGAAGCTGCACGTGAAAGACATCACCAAGCTGGGCGGGCTGATCAGGACCATGCCGGTCACCGCGGTCTCCTTCCTGTTGTGTGCCTTTTCGGTCATGGGCATACCCCCCTTTGGCGGGTTCTTCAGCAAATACATGGTCATATCCGGGGCCATCAGGAGCGGGCAGCCGCTGATCAGCGTCATCTTCATCCTGGGGGCGTTTCTGACCATGATCTATCTCTTCAGGCTGTTCTCCATGATTTTCCTCGGTGAAGCAAAAACGGAGCCGGTTGCCGAAGGCGCACCGGTCATGGTGGGAAGCGTGGCGCTGCTGGCGCTGCTCTCCATCGCCGGCGGAATCCTGATTCAGTATCCCTCCGCCTACGTCCAGACCACTGTTCATCAGATCTTGAAGGTGGTGCAATGA
- a CDS encoding NADH-quinone oxidoreductase subunit 5 family protein, with amino-acid sequence MMITMMFLVIGIPVVCGLGALILPRGVREALSFAGATLNLVICGRLFGQEGTLSLPWGGFGILFELRLYHFSSFILIAAAGFGFLISLYSLHFMKNREKGNQFYAYLLISLGMVNGAVLADNLVLMLFFWEGLLGTIFGLIAIGNREAFRSGVKAFILIGVSDVLMMVGIMMTGYLAGTLTISKIHQLPLDSPFAITAFILLAIGATSKAGCLPFHSWIPDAAVDAPLPFMALMPAALEKLLGIYFLARITLDLFALRHGSGMSMAMMTVGVVTILVAVMMALIQKDYKRLLSYHAISQVGYMILGIGTAVPVGIVGGLFHMINHAMYKSCLFLTGGSVEAQAGTTDLRKLGGIARRMPVTFTCFIVAAAAISGVPPFNGFFSKELIYDGALECHWIFYAGALLGSFLTGASFLKLGHAAFLGKNEYLSSRVKEAPLTMLVPMIVIAAGCVLFGVANQLPLDTLIVPIIGPQMAAGHHFAGFPENTFLVIMTITVLLASWFNHQFGVSRTGKGAGACDHIHHAPLLHAIYDRAERREFDPYDRGMQVINLISRVSWGIDRGIDRLYNVLVVGISQSLSRTVGEMHNGSFATYVVWASVGGALVCMYMNA; translated from the coding sequence ATGATGATAACAATGATGTTTCTGGTGATTGGCATACCGGTTGTCTGTGGCTTGGGGGCGCTGATCCTGCCCAGGGGGGTGAGGGAAGCGCTGTCCTTTGCAGGGGCAACGCTCAACCTGGTGATCTGCGGCCGGCTGTTCGGCCAGGAGGGCACGCTCTCCCTCCCCTGGGGCGGATTCGGCATCCTGTTCGAACTCCGGCTGTACCACTTCAGTTCGTTTATCCTGATCGCCGCGGCCGGTTTCGGATTCCTGATCTCTCTCTACTCCCTGCATTTCATGAAGAACAGGGAGAAGGGCAACCAGTTCTATGCCTACCTGCTGATCTCGCTGGGGATGGTCAACGGCGCGGTCCTGGCCGACAACCTGGTGCTGATGCTCTTCTTCTGGGAGGGGCTGCTGGGGACCATCTTCGGCCTGATCGCCATCGGCAACCGGGAGGCGTTCCGGTCGGGGGTCAAGGCCTTCATCCTGATCGGCGTTTCCGACGTGCTGATGATGGTGGGGATCATGATGACCGGCTATCTGGCCGGAACCCTGACCATTTCAAAGATCCACCAGCTGCCGCTGGATTCCCCCTTTGCCATCACCGCCTTTATCCTGCTGGCCATCGGCGCCACCTCCAAGGCGGGCTGCCTGCCGTTCCACAGCTGGATACCGGACGCTGCCGTGGATGCTCCGCTCCCCTTCATGGCCCTGATGCCGGCGGCTCTGGAAAAGCTTTTGGGGATCTACTTCCTGGCCCGCATCACCCTTGACCTGTTCGCCCTGCGCCACGGTTCCGGCATGAGCATGGCAATGATGACCGTTGGTGTGGTGACCATTCTGGTGGCGGTCATGATGGCCCTGATCCAGAAGGACTACAAGCGGCTGCTCTCCTACCACGCCATCAGCCAGGTTGGCTATATGATCCTGGGCATCGGCACGGCGGTTCCGGTGGGGATCGTGGGTGGTCTCTTCCACATGATCAACCATGCCATGTACAAGAGCTGCCTGTTCCTGACCGGTGGCTCGGTGGAAGCCCAAGCCGGCACCACCGACCTGCGCAAGCTGGGTGGCATCGCTCGGCGCATGCCGGTCACCTTCACCTGCTTCATCGTCGCCGCCGCTGCCATCTCCGGCGTACCCCCCTTCAACGGCTTCTTCTCCAAGGAACTGATCTATGACGGTGCCCTGGAGTGCCACTGGATCTTCTACGCCGGGGCGCTTTTGGGGTCGTTCCTGACCGGCGCGTCATTCCTCAAGCTGGGGCACGCCGCCTTCCTGGGCAAGAACGAATATCTGTCCTCCAGGGTCAAGGAGGCGCCGCTGACCATGCTGGTCCCGATGATCGTCATCGCCGCCGGCTGCGTGCTGTTCGGCGTTGCCAACCAGCTCCCGCTGGACACCCTGATCGTGCCGATCATCGGTCCCCAGATGGCCGCGGGGCATCATTTTGCCGGCTTCCCCGAGAATACGTTCCTGGTGATCATGACCATCACCGTTCTTCTGGCCTCCTGGTTCAACCATCAGTTTGGCGTCAGCCGGACCGGCAAAGGGGCGGGCGCCTGCGACCATATCCACCATGCGCCTCTCCTGCACGCCATCTATGACCGGGCCGAAAGGCGGGAGTTCGACCCCTATGACCGGGGCATGCAGGTCATCAACCTGATTTCGAGAGTTTCATGGGGCATCGACCGGGGCATCGACCGTCTCTACAACGTGCTGGTGGTGGGCATCAGCCAGAGCCTTTCCCGGACCGTGGGAGAGATGCACAACGGCAGTTTCGCCACCTATGTGGTATGGGCGAGCGTTGGGGGTGCGCTGGTATGTATGTACATGAACGCGTGA
- a CDS encoding complex I subunit 5 family protein, with the protein MTLLLLVIPLLGFILVNIPPAGSLRKPLIACPLLLSLLQVVLMIFPEAGWWTAFEAGPSVLPFLRVDGISMLMLLAIGLVVAASSAISIPMIRDDTQRHNFVNLVLLSLLGMNGMVMVTDLFSLYVFLEIVSVCSFILIALCGEREMFQGAFTYIILSAVATMLMLTSIAILFLYAGNTSFTTLAAAIAAQQGNAMVLFGVVLFLIGLFIKGGIVPFHGWLPDAYSSSVAPVSILLAGIVTKVSGVYTLIRLVTEVFGPTPRTNEVLLFVGTLSIVAGALGALGQRDFKRMLAYSSISQVGYIVLSLGAGNALGIAGAIFHLFNHTVFKTQLFMNATAVEEQTGSRDLERMGGLASRMPVTGWTSIIAFLSAAGIPPLAGFWSKLVIVMALVRSGHEIYMMIAILASLLTLAYFLTLQRKVFFGEIVEEFKDVREAGWLVTAPALVFAAIIVITGLAIPFLLNTIILPIGSIL; encoded by the coding sequence GTGACACTGCTTTTATTGGTTATACCGCTGCTCGGTTTCATCCTGGTGAACATCCCGCCCGCCGGGAGCCTGAGGAAGCCGCTGATCGCCTGTCCCCTGCTGTTGTCCCTGCTCCAGGTGGTGCTGATGATCTTTCCCGAGGCAGGATGGTGGACCGCCTTCGAGGCCGGCCCCTCTGTTCTCCCCTTTCTGCGCGTGGACGGTATCAGCATGCTGATGCTGCTGGCCATCGGTCTTGTCGTGGCGGCTTCATCCGCTATCAGCATCCCCATGATCCGTGACGACACACAACGCCACAACTTCGTCAATCTGGTGCTGCTGTCGCTCCTGGGCATGAACGGTATGGTCATGGTCACCGACCTCTTCTCCCTGTACGTGTTCCTGGAGATCGTGTCGGTCTGCTCCTTCATCCTGATCGCCCTGTGTGGCGAGCGTGAGATGTTCCAGGGCGCCTTCACCTACATCATTCTCTCCGCCGTGGCCACCATGCTGATGCTGACCTCCATCGCTATCCTGTTCCTCTACGCCGGAAACACCTCCTTTACGACGCTGGCCGCGGCCATCGCTGCCCAGCAGGGCAATGCCATGGTGCTGTTCGGGGTGGTCCTGTTCCTGATCGGCCTGTTCATCAAGGGGGGCATCGTTCCCTTCCACGGGTGGCTGCCCGACGCCTACAGTTCATCCGTTGCGCCGGTTTCCATTCTGCTGGCCGGGATCGTCACCAAGGTTTCCGGTGTGTACACCCTGATCCGCCTGGTCACGGAAGTCTTCGGGCCTACGCCCCGGACGAACGAGGTGCTGCTCTTCGTCGGCACCCTCTCCATAGTTGCCGGCGCCTTGGGCGCCCTGGGTCAGAGGGATTTCAAACGCATGCTGGCCTACTCCAGCATCAGTCAGGTCGGTTACATTGTCCTCAGCCTGGGCGCGGGCAACGCCCTGGGCATCGCTGGCGCCATCTTCCACCTGTTCAACCATACCGTCTTTAAGACCCAGCTCTTTATGAACGCCACGGCAGTGGAAGAACAGACCGGCAGCAGGGACCTGGAGCGCATGGGAGGGCTGGCGTCCCGCATGCCGGTCACCGGCTGGACTTCCATCATCGCCTTCCTCTCCGCCGCCGGCATCCCGCCACTGGCAGGTTTCTGGAGCAAGCTGGTGATCGTGATGGCACTGGTGAGGTCCGGTCATGAGATCTACATGATGATCGCCATCCTGGCCAGCCTGCTGACCCTGGCCTACTTCCTGACCCTGCAGCGCAAGGTGTTCTTCGGCGAGATCGTGGAGGAGTTCAAGGATGTGCGTGAGGCAGGCTGGCTCGTAACCGCACCCGCGCTTGTTTTTGCCGCTATCATCGTCATCACCGGTCTGGCCATACCGTTTCTGCTGAACACCATCATCCTTCCCATCGGGAGTATCCTATGA
- a CDS encoding NADH-quinone oxidoreductase subunit J, with amino-acid sequence MTPTTLLLLLVLVTGLYAVLSPSLIKAAIGLAAVSALLTMLMFTMNSPLAAVFELSVCAGLITVVFVSVISMTKPAAPGDGSDVEPNHYLKYAPLPIVGALLCWALGWYLGDAPASTLAVTAGPDVREALWMLRRTDIFSQLAVLFVGVYGVIVLFKELKHD; translated from the coding sequence ATGACACCGACCACACTGCTGCTCTTGCTTGTGCTGGTGACCGGCCTGTACGCCGTGCTCTCCCCAAGCCTGATCAAGGCGGCCATCGGCTTGGCCGCCGTGAGTGCCCTGCTGACCATGCTGATGTTCACCATGAACTCCCCCCTGGCCGCGGTATTCGAGCTCTCTGTCTGCGCAGGCCTGATCACCGTGGTGTTCGTCAGCGTCATCAGCATGACCAAGCCCGCGGCACCCGGAGATGGGAGCGATGTGGAGCCGAACCACTATCTGAAATACGCGCCCCTGCCGATTGTGGGCGCGCTGCTCTGCTGGGCGTTGGGCTGGTATCTGGGGGACGCGCCCGCTTCGACCCTGGCGGTCACGGCCGGGCCGGATGTGCGGGAGGCGCTCTGGATGCTGCGGCGGACCGATATCTTCTCCCAGCTGGCGGTCCTGTTCGTGGGTGTGTATGGCGTGATCGTTCTCTTCAAGGAGCTGAAACATGATTAA
- a CDS encoding NADH-quinone oxidoreductase subunit NuoK translates to MINGLTLTSQNPFWPYFIISVLLILTGLYCITVTRNLVRVLIGMELMTKGVTLILTASGFLSGNTGLSQALIVTLIVVEVVVISVAAGVVIGHFRTSGSLDTRTINSLNG, encoded by the coding sequence ATGATTAACGGATTGACACTGACGTCGCAAAATCCCTTCTGGCCCTATTTCATCATCTCCGTGCTGCTGATCCTGACCGGACTCTACTGCATCACCGTCACCCGCAACCTGGTGCGGGTCCTGATCGGCATGGAGCTGATGACCAAGGGGGTTACGCTGATCCTGACCGCTTCCGGCTTCCTTTCCGGCAACACCGGCCTCTCCCAGGCCCTTATCGTGACGCTGATCGTGGTTGAGGTGGTGGTGATCTCCGTGGCTGCCGGGGTGGTGATCGGCCATTTCCGCACGTCCGGCTCGCTGGATACCCGCACCATAAACAGCCTGAACGGCTGA
- the ndhC gene encoding NADH-quinone oxidoreductase subunit A gives MTTLLLAPPIAFLLITLVVSIELWSFKAITAKGTPCKGKRKPYACGEDITRHRTQPDYSQFFSIAFFFTIMHVVVMIIATIPPGSLASSALAVLFTLCAALGLFVLFRRNN, from the coding sequence ATGACAACACTGCTTCTGGCGCCACCCATCGCGTTTCTGCTGATCACCCTTGTCGTTAGCATCGAGCTCTGGTCGTTCAAAGCCATCACCGCCAAGGGGACCCCATGCAAGGGTAAGAGAAAGCCCTATGCCTGCGGTGAAGACATAACCCGGCACCGCACTCAGCCCGATTACAGCCAGTTCTTTTCCATCGCTTTCTTCTTCACCATCATGCATGTGGTCGTGATGATCATAGCCACCATACCACCCGGCTCATTGGCGTCATCCGCACTGGCGGTCCTGTTCACGCTCTGCGCGGCTCTGGGGCTCTTTGTACTGTTCAGGAGGAACAACTGA
- a CDS encoding NADH-quinone oxidoreductase subunit B family protein: MKIIDRIVNWARIKSPWVIHYNTGACNGCDIEIVATLTPVFDIERFGCQLKGTPRHADVLLCSGPVTRQSRDRIIRIYEQMPEPKFVVAVGSCACSGGVFQGCYNILGGIDSVIPVSAYVPGCAARPEAIIDGVVKLLTTLERKKAVEPPSINQDVLPLPQGGN; the protein is encoded by the coding sequence ATGAAAATCATCGACCGGATAGTCAACTGGGCGCGGATCAAATCCCCCTGGGTGATTCATTACAACACCGGCGCCTGCAACGGCTGCGACATCGAGATCGTGGCGACCCTGACGCCTGTGTTCGACATCGAGCGCTTTGGCTGCCAGCTGAAGGGGACTCCGCGCCATGCCGATGTCCTGCTCTGCTCCGGCCCGGTAACCCGGCAGAGCAGGGATCGCATAATCCGCATTTATGAGCAGATGCCGGAACCGAAGTTCGTGGTTGCCGTCGGAAGCTGCGCCTGTTCCGGAGGAGTGTTCCAGGGCTGTTACAACATCCTGGGAGGAATTGACAGCGTGATCCCTGTGTCCGCCTATGTTCCCGGATGTGCGGCACGGCCGGAAGCGATCATCGATGGTGTGGTGAAGCTGCTCACCACCCTGGAGAGGAAAAAGGCCGTCGAACCGCCGTCGATTAATCAGGATGTCTTACCACTTCCCCAAGGAGGAAATTGA
- a CDS encoding NADH-quinone oxidoreductase subunit C, translating to MAGEEKVQQQFVNRFPELSGSIRIVRSRRIFVDVPDQRFLEVLDYVRGELGFPILCLIVGLDEGENFGVIYILASGDGTLASLTRRIPRDEPVICSIYDRMPNSEIYERELVDMFGIHVTGLPDGSRYPLPDDWPEGQFPLRKDWTPDMLDQVEVAVNG from the coding sequence ATGGCTGGTGAAGAAAAAGTACAACAGCAGTTTGTCAACCGCTTTCCCGAGCTGTCCGGCTCCATTCGGATAGTGCGCAGCAGACGGATCTTCGTTGATGTGCCGGATCAGCGTTTTCTGGAGGTACTCGACTATGTTCGTGGAGAACTCGGTTTCCCCATTCTCTGTCTGATTGTCGGACTGGATGAGGGGGAAAATTTCGGGGTCATCTATATACTTGCGTCCGGTGACGGGACGCTGGCCAGCCTCACGCGACGCATCCCCCGTGATGAGCCGGTGATCTGTTCCATCTACGATAGAATGCCCAATTCCGAGATCTATGAACGGGAACTGGTGGACATGTTCGGCATTCACGTGACCGGTCTGCCCGACGGTTCCCGCTATCCTCTGCCCGACGACTGGCCCGAGGGACAATTCCCTTTGCGCAAGGACTGGACGCCCGACATGCTCGATCAGGTGGAGGTGGCCGTCAATGGGTAG